The DNA sequence TTGACCCTTGTTCAAATAATTAATCATCctataatttttatatttaactGTTTGGTTAtagaacaaaaacattttgattCATGATTTGGGTATTTGACTAATTTAATGAAgctctcttttattttttcaaggttttcaGAAAGCTACCTCATAATTCAAGGAAGATTGTAAGTAACTCACTTTTAAGCCAACTGTACCTAATTGGTAAATAGCTTCATGTATGCTCTTTCCTGCTCAACATGAACTTGAGCTGCATATAGCTAACTCACTTGTATATACATGACTTTTTGCTgttacaacaattattatatcTTTGGAGTGTGGCAAATTCTTGTCATAATTTCATTCTGTCCGTTTTGTGTATAAGAGCCTGTAGAAACCATGTTGATTACTTTCTTTTGCTCCAAAGTAGTTTTGGGTATAATTATTGGTTCTGCCCAATTATTGGCCAAACAAATCTGATTTTGTTGACACGTACATGTGACTCATAGAGTAAATCCTTTCTTCCAAGTGATTTAACAGTCAGAAATAATCTTTGGTTCCTGTGGCTATTATCAATAATTGGTGCATTTAAAGATCTTCAATCAGTCTTTCCTTTCAGTATATCATCACACAGCACCCTTTGTGTCCACTCAAATGTTATTTTCTAGACTAAGTCTTGTTTAGATTGGAGAGAAGCCCTGGAGTTCTGTTTTGTTCTGTTGTTATACAGGTTTTGTCCACAAACATTGCTGAAACAAGTGTGACAATCAATGATGTTGTGTTTGTGATAGACTGTGGAAAAGTTAAAGAGGTAAAGACAGTAATAATAGTtaatttgattaatatttCTCTTGTCTGTTAAACCTATGCAATAAGGTTATCAATAATTTTCTGAGGCTCAGGAATTTGTATTCAATACTTTGCCAACACTGAGTAGTAATGCTTGAGATTCCTTTCATATTGTGtagatgtcacaaagtgttTCTCCTTAAGACTTACCTACTCTAACCAGAACCCTGACCAAATGTTTACTGTAACAGTGTATGAAATTCTTATGCACCTTGTGACACCTCTGCAAGCTATCCTGAATCTCATTATCACTTGACATGTGTCACTGAAGTAAATTGATATTTGTTTTATGTTCCACTATAGACTGAATAACTATCAAAGGAAATTTTGCAACTGAGAAGAAATTAGAAATTCATGTCATATAAGCACCTTTACATTAACAACGCAAATCTCCTCTGAACTATAGCTAATAAGGGCAGATGTGCTCCAATTAAAAGCACTTATATGGGTGCACTCTGAACTCAAGAAACTTTGCTTGCATTTAATGCCTATTTTCCACTTGTCAATCTATGAGATAGTGTGGCTGTAAGTGGCACAAGGATTAAGGCTCAAGCGATTtgtgaaaatgaacaaaaccatGTAAAGTAACAAATCTAGATCTGTTACAAGCAATGCATCGGCTGACATGTCCGCCCACTTATTGACTGGCATGCCACTTACACATGACCATCATGTTGGCCAATCAATAGACAGTCAACCGAGGGTTAGCCTACAGTCAGCTGACTGTCCGCTGACCATTGATCAAAGTGTCGGCCAAAAACATTGGCAGACATGTTCGTCAGAATTGGGTTGGTTACCTTTAGCACAAAGACATTCTACAACTTTGTTAAATGGCCAGGTATTGCAGAAGTAGTATGTTTGTCCACCCAAGTGTTGTAAAGCTGAGTTGATTGGTAATGTAAATTTGTGAATGTGAATACATTGGCCTGTTATTTTATACTTTTTAGgtgataaaaatattgaacTAAGATCAATGTTTGAGAGTACTGGAAGAAAATGACTTGAAggtgtaaaattaatatcattattactattttgaTTTGTGTACAGAAATCATTTGATgctttgacttctgtttcctCGTTACACCCAGTGTGGGTGTCCAAAGCTAGCGCTATTCAAAGAAGGGGAAGGTTGGTTTTCCCCTTTTTCAACTACACATTTTGCCAATCAGGTGCCCTCTCAATTCTCATGCATATTCCCTAACTTCCCAGTTAGAAAATGCATCCGCAGTGTTGAAACAAGGAGGCTGGTTTTAGATTTTGACCTCTGTCATTCTTGACAAAATATGGCAAGTTTTTCAAAGTCATCTGTCAAACCAATAATCATCTTCTGATTTTTTAGCAATATGATTTATCACTAACTTAGTCAGGGGTTCAGCATGAGAGATGAGTTAGGACATATCAGTATTTAGGACAGAATGATGTGTTTGTTAAAAAAGTGTAAATAACGTAATATAGTAGTTCATTAAGTGCACTTTAATAAATAGGTAGCTTAGAGACCTCATTTCCTAGGCACTCCACTGAAATAATCTTAAAGTAACATGAACTTGAATAAAGAGATTAAGAAATTCCAGCTGACAGCGAGGAAGTCAGGAAGCAAACCGGATGGTTACATGCAAGTGTAGTTGAGGAGTTGAACAACAGACTATCAAccaagacaaaattaaaatcaaacaaatcCAATTGGTGGGTAGCCTGTGAACCCAGATTTGTGCTTTCCGGCCATCATTTCTTTCtgctgaaaaataattgttttaatggaccttttttttttggttggagagaaatgacagcatgAAATGTGTATGTGTCCATGGGCTAAACAGTGGTCAGGGCATGATTTGAACTTGGAATCAGTGGATTTCAAGTCCTACCCCCAAACCACTCAGCCACGCTGCCTCCTTTAATATACACATGTACATTCGCTTGTTTTGGTATAGTTATCTTTTGCGTTTAACCCGTGTGAGCTCCATGTTATACAAACTTAACATTGTCAACTGGTGCGTATGAGGTCACAATTTCAACACGATGAATTGCCTGATTGTTaacaaatgataataataataaaaattattattattaaggaAGCTACTTTTGTCAACTTTTGTCAACTATTGTCAAtgaaataaatggaaaaaaaatctgtacCAGCAAACTTTAATATTATTGACAATTGATAATATATTGTTAGAATCAATATTTTGAGCAATGTTATTTAAGTCCATTTTTGTatgcaattaatttttttttttcgcttatGAACTTATATATTTTGTACGCAATGGATCTTTTCTCTTTGACTAATAACTTTCATTTGTCATAACAGGGCTGGCAGATGCTCCCCTGGCAtttgctttcatttatttaGCCGTGTacgatttgaaaatttgttggaATATCAAATCCCAGAATTGTTAAGAACACCATTGCAGGTAAGAGGTGTGAAGAGAAACTCTTGAACTGCAGTTATTGAACATTACACATCATTTTAAGGTTCCAACTAGTGTCTTCAATCTACTCGAAATACAtttactataataataataataataataataataataataataataataataataataataataataataataataatattatatattatatattatatattatatatattatatatatattatatattattatatattatattatatatatattatatatttccCAAACCCCCAAAAATGTTGGCTCATTGTAAAACCTGAAAAAGAGCGACCTGCTAAGGAGATCTTTAGCGAGACAACCATTAACATCACAATTGAGGGTCGCAAGCATCTCGGAGCGGTTCTTGGTTCCAGAGTTTTCTTTGAAGAGTATGTGGGCGAAAAAGTTAAGGAATGGGTTGCACAAGTAACCAGACTGGCGGAATTCGCTACAACACAGCCTCAATCTAGTTATGCAGCTTTTGTGTTTGGACTAAGGCACCGTTGGACATATCTTTTAAGAACTCTGCCAGACACAGCCCCTTTTCTTGAACCCCTAGAGCGTGCCATAGCGGATTTGCTTGTGCCGGCTATCACCGAGCATGTTACCACACAGGAAGAACGGGATCTTTTGGAACTCCCAGTTCGCTTAGGCGGGCTTGGGCTAGTCAATCCAGCCAGAACCGCATCACAAGAGTATGAGGCGTCTATTAAGATCACAGGCCCTCTTGTGCGGCAAATTATCAAGCAAGCCCACGAGCCACCAGATGAGACGGAAATTAAGACCTTGCAAGGGAGTGcacgaagagaaaaagatgaaTGGTTGAAGATGCGGTGTGAGCAAGTGAGGGAAGCCTTGCCTAGCAAAACTGAACGCGTGGTAGAGCTAGCTACGGAGAAAGGAGCCTCGAATTGGTTGACGGTGATCCCGATAAAGGAGatgaattttaacttgaatAAAAGAGAATTCAGAGATGCAGTCAAGCTAAGGTATGACTGGGAGATCGCTGACCTACCAGCCATGTGCACATGCGGGGACTTATTTACCGTTGACCATGCTATGGTCTGCCGGCATGGAGGGCTGATTATTCAGAGGCACAATGAGATTAGGGACTTAGAGGCGGAAATGTTGCGCATGGTTAGCACCGACGTAGAGATAGAACCAGTCCTTCAGGAAATCACTGGGGAAGAGCTAAATAGAGGCGCAAACAGAGCGCCTAATGCCCGACTAGATATTCACGCTCGCGGGTTTTGGGACAGACAGCAATCTGCGTTTTTTGATGTTCGGGTGTGCCATCCAAACGCAGATTCGTATCGAGAACTGTCTCCGAAACAGATATTCCAACtacatgaaaatgagaagaagaggcaATACAGCAGGCGGGTTTTGGAAGTGGAGCAAGGGACATTCACACCTTTAGTCTTTACAAGCACAGGTGGAATGGCCGATGAATGCAAGAGATTCCATAGCCGCCTTGCAGAGCTACTTGCGTTAAAGAAAGGAGATGACTACTCTACAACCATATCTTGGATAAGGGCGAAGGTATCCTTTGCCATTCTACGATCAGCCTTGCTCTGTCTCAGAGGAaccaggagaaagagaagagcagcCAACATATCTGACATTGACATCACATCGGAAAGTGCGCAAGCCAGAATTtaagtaaactttttttttcagtccaaattatttttaaacagtgtttttttttttttttttgaggctttttatgattgttattagtagtgtttttagatagtcatttttcaacaattctttttatacacaagaagaatgtacatagggtataatattttaatatatttttttaatgtttatatttttaaaaaaaagaaaaaaaaaaaaaaaaaaaaaagaataataataataataataataattattattattattattattattattaaaactcGAAGTGATAAATTACTGTCAAGTTGTAATGTTTGGATGTTGAGGTTCAGTAGGTTGTACATAACTGTTATCACCAGTGATTTCTAACCTTTGGGTTTGTGGTTTGAGCTGCATGACACCTATTTACTTTTTGTAGTAATTTATAGTTATGAAACTTGAATGTTATTTTTTGATATTGTGGAGCTTCAGTGACACTGCTCTTCAGAACTGTTGATTTGTAAACTCTGGGCCTTAGGGTGAAGGCCATAAGTTGTTGCCTGTAAAtggatgaaaacaaagaatattaatagttattattattgtaccaGTTGATGGCACATATCTTTTTGACAACCCTTTTCTTAAAgtgttttggttgaaatataTAGAAGGTTATCATGTGGgtgaaagcaaaaaattgtGCTCTTTGCGAGTACAtagtaattataattattatttgacaaacgtttttgttttgttttttttttgtttttgcttttttgtagGAACTCTGTCTTCATACCAAGCTCTTAGCATCCCCAAATACATCAATTGCTGATTTTATATCAAAAGCAGCTGAACCACCTCCATTTTTGGTGCTAAGAAATGCTGTTGCCTTATTAAAGGTTTGTTACTGTATTCTTCCTCTTTTTGGTCAATATTCTTGTTCTGTATTTTGGAGccccccccttttttttttgccaacttttagttttgattttgatttgctTCGAGGGGTATATTGAACTAAAATCTTCTTCTTTTGTGAATTAGACTATTGATGCTTTGGACCAATGGGAGGATTTAACAGACCTTGGTAAATatttaaggaatggacaatgcctagcgagcgcagcctcgagcatctctagctacctaagtgctctcccaactatccaagtgcatcccgaattggatggatgctcgctaggcattgtccatttcttttataacatagcaggacatttttcacgcagaaaagtcgctttttctgcactgatcaaattgcaagttctcttaaccgtgcggtttgactaaaaatagaacgacttgttttcaaaaacaccagactttttaaaggctgcatcattttgaatgaataaactttaaataaactttttccttgacatctgagccaaatatttaagctggacggctgatgtgaaactcttgctggcaaggaatttcaccgacaatgacgtcagcctgaaccatctctatgaaccatccatttctttttcataaaaaattagccaatcagagtgcgccctagcatatagctatgttataattTCTTATTGCAAGTACTCTTTAACAATAATGAAACCTAAGTattctaaaagaaaacattaataataattattattatcttaaatctgttaaatattatatcattttgttattttgcctctttttcataataataattatgttgatTTATcctttgaaaatcttgtgtATCGTAAGTGTTCATGCTGTTGAAGCATAAACACTTAACATACACAAAGTTGAACCTTGAATATCCAAGGCTTGTTAACAAAGTATTAATATTGGAAGAGACAGGTTCATTTTTTCGCAAATGGTATATTATTCACAacaatgtttcattttcactccCAAGCCTAAGcaaatgtttgtttggtttttatcagtaataatttttattgtattgtaCAGGACGTCATCTTGCAGACTTGCCTCTCAGTCCTCATTTGGGAAAGATGGttttgtattcagttgtgctCAAGTGTCTGGACCCTGTTGTGACAATAACTTGTGCTTTAGCTTACAGAGATCCATGTGAGTGCCTTAGCATTGCAGGAGGCATGATacgcacaataataataataataataataataataataataataataataataataataataataataattcgaatatttacccaggataacccttcagtacactgtaatgttatcaatggggtcctgcatattgaattaaactaggagtcaattttgcggagggaggaaaccggagtgcctggaggaaaccctcaaagtcaggttgagatcaactgaaacTCTATCCACATACAAtattgtagtagaggtggaaggcgtgattgatgtccactatgccagcctgacttcccaaggagtacagcacagggtattttatcaagatggtcacccatccagatatcaaccccgcccaacagggcttaacttaagtgaacagacgggaaccgatGTTTTCCCTctggtgatagccgtacctcTGGCTTAAAGAGTTCCTCTGTTCAATCACCCTACCCCCCTGATCACTAGCTGGAGTTGTTGCGGGTTATTCCCATTTCAACTTCTGAGCTGCATTTGTAAGATGGTggattttctgttttcatcaAGTTGTTCATTGGTTCGGAAAAGTTAATAAAagttaatattatattatattttccTTGATGTTATCATAACTACAGTAATTTAGTATAGTTGGAGTCACAGCTTTGAATGTTTCAGTCTGattgattattaattttaagcaCATGCAGGATGTGATGATTAGAGATTGAAACAAGTCATGTAACCTTGTAAAGGTCAATAAATTCAGAAAGGAATAAAATGCCTAGGACACctcaaaacattaattttactgcATTGTGATTGAACCTTGCCAGCATTGCTGAGGTTAGGGTTCAAATCTcttttcaggcctgaattttcagGTCTTCTTCTGTAGCATTCCAACTGCAATGATTGTATCTACCTGTACTCCAACATATCACTTTCACATACagtctaataataataataataattattgtacttaTGTGTGAGCTCTGTTAAATCTAACCATTCCAAAACCAAGTGTGATTGTGATGCTTAGTGATGTGTTATTTAACACAAGACATCTTTTTTTATGTAATAGTTGTCCTTCCAATGTACTCAGCTGAGAAGCGTGCAGCTGCTGCAGCTAGGAAAAAGTTGATTTTGGATCCATTCAGTGACCATTTAGTCTTTGTGCAAGTCTTTCAAGTGAGTTCCTgtttaattaacaataattgtgtCATGGTTAGATGCATCCGTTGAGTCATGGATGCACGCAGGAGGCTGAAATTGCATGACTATGCTCATGTTAAGAAACTTTTTAAAGATATTACTGATAACAACAGCTAAAGGCCAAACTTGAACAGTATATTCTTCAATCCATTATTATGGttttaattgttttgtattgCTTTCTTCCAGTTTCTTTTAGCACAGCttgctttaaaattaataataatattattatactatTAATAATAACGTATCAAGCCGTAACTTAAACATATATGGGAAAGAACAAAATTCTGTGCTTCATCTTTTAATAGTTAGACAGGAAAGCCATAGCTAGTACCTGTGTaagtattttgtttgttttccagGCCTGGCAACGTGCAAGATCTCAAGGATATGATAAGAGCTTCTGCCATAGGAATTATCTTTCTCAAGCCACGCTAGAAATGATGGCTGGTatgaggtaaaaaaaaaaggtttcatgaaataataataaaataatgaatattgCTATTACTATCCCTTTGAGTTGAGACTTGCAGTTATTATATGGTATCCTGCCATGTGGTGCAGGAGACGTTAAGGACtgttttggaaaaagaaatgagcTTGTAAAGAATTTTTTATCATTCCACAGTTCTTTACAAATTTGAATGTTGATTTGTTCATATCGAAGCAGTTTGTCACAAGCTGAAGGAGCAGAAACTGCACGCAAACTTTGTGGGACATTCCTCAGCCACTGTAGGTTATCACTGACAAACTTTTAATGCACAGGTCACAGATTCTAGGTCAGTTGAAAGTTGCTGGTTTCATTCGGCCACGTGGTGCTGGAGACATAAAGGACTTGAATACCAATTCCAACAATTTTGCCGTTGTCAAGGTATTTGCACCTATACCTTctggttcttttgttttgttttttttttccagaaaatttttattttaccttaACCCTTACTTCAAAGACTGACTTTTCTTTCACACAAAGTTTGTTACTGAAGAGACTGTTCATTGTccctttttttgtgttttgtcatAAATATTTTGGGCTCTGTGAACTGTAGTCATAGTTTAATGAGCACAGCCTGGGTTCAGCACAAGTAGCCCACACTTC is a window from the Acropora palmata chromosome 1, jaAcrPala1.3, whole genome shotgun sequence genome containing:
- the LOC141874265 gene encoding uncharacterized protein LOC141874265, which gives rise to MRCEQVREALPSKTERVVELATEKGASNWLTVIPIKEMNFNLNKREFRDAVKLRYDWEIADLPAMCTCGDLFTVDHAMVCRHGGLIIQRHNEIRDLEAEMLRMVSTDVEIEPVLQEITGEELNRGANRAPNARLDIHARGFWDRQQSAFFDVRVCHPNADSYRELSPKQIFQLHENEKKRQYSRRVLEVEQGTFTPLVFTSTGGMADECKRFHSRLAELLALKKGDDYSTTISWIRAKVSFAILRSALLCLRGTRRKRRAANISDIDITSESAQARI